A single genomic interval of Amblyomma americanum isolate KBUSLIRL-KWMA chromosome 11, ASM5285725v1, whole genome shotgun sequence harbors:
- the LOC144109397 gene encoding post-GPI attachment to proteins factor 6-like has product MANSCSLMERLLRLCWLLHSVRLAVPLVYTPSDAYQESLLRPYRTFSDVAIFHFTVPAQTSRAAWQFVAFMDDKSCPSEPVYIYLRHGSYPVVAADNSSFPAHIHLPSQSLYHLKTETKFQPTEMPEFHVLNPLPGSWFVIAFLKESSRKIKQQGIHRSCQYSLGSMAAWSHHHEVVLLNVGMHLNVTSPPQLMVFKVFVPDGAWQLLVRVSSCLDISSNSSWPKNKAGIQPCVRKFGLRARALPYAEDVNVTGDDFYRIVPQPETEAYYYIAVAADVHTSYSIVIDVKDCPTPWRFLSHKSGRQPRHLVSSFNDSDASNETSSNQTTSTLSAVSQLHEDHQKEAAGPSATVTATPVEFQVHTAHFVKEILGEEGVLAAMQGCLPMIPLTRIKHAQDFLDSFLVQGPEWFSSWLGLTDAFPVMVGLQLEPFVDIGGTLQTKIHLDSMVKNLTSQVVVVNICIHHGSPPPYLSGRIQCPPELTLAVATNDTLVAIKYFPFPEPGAWFLSFTASCFNGSSSSVPVRCELEQTIVDLRIRLQPCVFEGSPCGQHGYCQENHFRQFYFSSCHCLGGWRGWGCTDNSQATPAPLLLMKTLLLTLSNLFFLPAIVLATRRQFYTEAVVYGVTMFFSMFYHACDVDMFGFCLLRFEVLQFCDFFSAVLSFWVTLVAMAHVPPTLASIAHVLGALGVALGVQCQRTSLLVFAVPVCAGVLLLSISWVRRCYQLRSCQPTLREWLFLAPGILLAAVGLVLFAFVETEDNYKYIHSAWHIAISLSISFLLPKRNTATLTQCKNGCSAASIIAGSATQSTYDRVQPVLNNDSELVDIADYRLDTDLTSLIRGGLHP; this is encoded by the exons ATGGCGAACAGCTGTTCCCTCATGGAGCGGCTGCTCCGGTTGTGTTGGCTTCTTCACTCCGTTCGCTTAGCAGTTCCGCTAG TATACACTCCATCAGATGCCTACCAAGAAAGCCTATTGCGGCCATATCGAACATTCAGTGATGTGGCCATTTTCCACTTCACGGTGCCTGCTCAAACTTCTCGGGCGGCGTGGCAGTTTGTGGCCTTCATGGACGACAAGAGCTGCCCATCAGAACCCGTTTACAT CTACCTCAGGCATGGCAGCTACCCTGTGGTCGCCGCTGACAACAGCTCCTTTCCTGCTCACATCCACCTTCCGAGCCAGTCGTTGTACCACCTCAAGACAGAGACCAAATTTCAGCCGACGGAAATGCCCGAGTTTCACGTGCTCAACCCACTGCCTGGTAGTTGGTTCGTCATTGCCTTCCTCAAAGAATCAAGCCGAAAAATCAAGCAACAG GGGATTCACCGCAGCTGCCAGTACAGCCTTGGCAGCATGGCAGCATGGAGCCATCACCATGAAGTCGTTTTGCTTAACGTTGGCATGCACCTCAATGTGACATCACCACCTCAGCTGATGGTGTTTAA GGTATTTGTTCCTGATGGTGCTTGGCAGCTGCTAGTGAGGGTGTCCTCCTGTCTGGACATCTCTTCAAATTCCTCTTGGCCAAAGAACAAAGCTGGCATTCAGCCCTGCGTCAGAAAATTTGGTCTGCGCGCAAGAGCCCTTCCATATGCCGAAGATGTCAATGTCACGGGAGACGATTTCTATAGGATCGTGCCCCAACCAGAAACGGAAGCATACTACTACATTGCTGTAGCTGCTGATGTACACACTAGCTATTCAATTGTCATAGATGTAAAAG ACTGCCCGACACCGTGGCGCTTTTTAAGCCACAAGTCTGGCCGGCAGCCTCGCCACCTGGTTTCCAGCTTTAACGACTCAGATGCCAGCAATGAGACGTCATCCAACCAGACAACGTCTACCCTTTCGGCTGTCAGCCAGCTGCATGAAGACCACCAGAAGGAGGCGGCGGGTCCCAGCGCCACCGTTACCGCCACGCCGGTCGAGTTTCAAGTACACACGGCGCACTTTGTGAAAGAGATTTTGGGAGAGGAAGGTGTGCTGGCCGCCATGCAAGGCTGCCTGCCCATGATACCGCTGACACGGATTAAGCATGCGCAGGACTTTTTGGATTCTTTCCTGGTACAG GGACCAGAATGGTTTTCATCGTGGCTTGGCCTCACAGACGCATTCCCGGTCATGGTGGGCCTGCAGCTTGAACCTTTTGTGGACATTGGCGGCACGCTTCAAACCAAGATACACTTGGACAGCATGGTCAAG AACCTAACATCCCAGGTGGTGGTTGTGAACATCTGCATCCACCATGGAAGTCCACCACCATACCTGTCGGGACGCATCCAGTGCCCTCCGGAGTTGACGCTAGCCGTCGCCACTAACGATACCCTGGTGGCCATCAAGTACTTTCCTTTTCCGGAACCTGGAGCCTGGTTCCTCTCATTCACGGCGTCTTGCTTCAATGGTTCCAG CTCCTCTGTGCCCGTGAGGTGCGAGTTGGAGCAGACCATAGTCGACCTGCGCATTCGGCTCCAGCCCTGCGTGTTCGAAGGATCGCCCTGCGGACAGCATGGCTACTGCCAGGAGAACCACTTCAGGCAGTTCTACTTCAGCTCCTGCCACTGCCTCGGAG GTTGGCGTGGATGGGGTTGCACCGACAATAGCCAAGCAACGCCTGCTCCGCTCCTTCTGATGAAGACCCTGCTGCTGACGCTGAGTAACCTGTTCTTTCTGCCAGCCATAGTCCTCGCAACACGACGACAGTTCTACACTGAGGCCGTTGTGTACGGTGTCACCATGTTCTTCTCAATG TTCTACCATGCATGTGACGTGGACATGTTCGGGTTCTGCCTGCTGCGCTTCGAGGTGCTCCAGTTCTGCGACTTCTTCTCGGCCGTGCTCTCCTTCTGGGTGACCCTGGTGGCGATGGCACACGTGCCGCCTACGCTGGCCTCCATCGCGCATGTGCTCGGCGCCCTGGGCGTGGCATTGGGCGTCCAATGCCAGCGCACCAGCCTGCTTGTCTTTGCTGTCCCCGTCTGCGCCGGAGTGCTCCTGCTCTCCATCTCTTGG GTGCGGAGGTGCTACCAGTTGCGTTCGTGTCAACCGACACTGCGTGAATGGCTGTTCCTGGCTCCTGGCATCCTCCTTGCCGCAGTCGGTCTAGTCCTGTTCGCCTTTGTGGAAACAGAGGACAACTACAAGTACATCCACAGCGCATGGCACATCGCCATCTCCCTCTCCATCAGCTTTCTGCTGCCCAAGCGCAACACGGCCACGCTGACTCAGTGCAAGAACGGCTGCAGCGCTGCCTCCATCATTGCCGGCAGCGCAACGCAGTCCACGTATGACCGCGTGCAGCCCGTGCTGAACAACGATTCCGAGCTGGTCGACATAGCTGACTACCGGCTCGACACAGACCTGACTTCGCTGATCAGGGGAGGCCTCCACCCTTAA
- the LOC144111153 gene encoding BET1 homolog codes for MRRAQTSSHGYTNGSSYRDTVEEENTQLIDGLKSKISALKTVSIDIGHEVKYQNKMLQDMNTDFDAGEGILKSTMGRLVKMSRAGHNRYIFYLMMFSLFVFLVIYMLMKFS; via the exons ATGCGGCGAGCCCAAACATCGTCACATGGATATACAA ATGGCTCCAGTTACAGGGACACCGTGGAGGAAGAAAACACACAGCTGATTGATGGCTTGAAATCAAAAATCTCGGCCCTGAAGACG GTATCGATTGACATTGGCCATGAAGTGAAGTACCAGAACAAGATGCTGCAAGACATGAACACGGACTTTGACGCTGGCGAGGGCATCCTCAAATCAACCATGGGGAGGCTCGTGAAGATGAGCCGAGCCGGCCACAACCGCTACATCTTTTATCTCATGATGTTCTCTCTTTTTGTGTTTCTGGTCATATACATGCTGATGAAGTTCAGTTAG